A stretch of DNA from Arthrobacter jiangjiafuii:
GGCGGTGGCGTCCTCCTGCGCGGCGAAACTGCGCCGGCGGGCCAGTGCCGTCTGCAGCACCAGGGCTTCCTGATAGCGGAAACGGTGCCGGGCCTTGTACGCCTCGCCGATTTCCGCCGGACGGTGGATCATTTCGTAGGCTTCCACCAGCCCGACCAGATGCTCGGACTCCCGGATGGGCTGCGGAATGGGATCGCGCAGGCGTTCGGTCTCCATGGTGTCCAGCAACTGGTCCACTGCCTTTTTGATGTCCCAGCTGTTGAACTTAGCGGTGGCCGGATACACGGGGATGGGACGCTTGGCCTCTTCTTCGTCGTCGGCTTCGTCGTTGAGCACCACATAGTTGGGGTTGGTCAGGGTGAGCTGGCTCTTGTAGACGCCCACCTTGCCGGAGAACATGGCGCGGGTACCGACGGTGAGTTCCTTCTGCGCGGTCCAGCCATTAAAGAAGGTCAGATGCAGCAGGCCCAGGGCGCCTGAGGCGTCATCGGCAACCGTCACCTCCAAGAGGGTTCCCTTGCGGGTCTGCATACGCCGCGCGTTGGCGCTCTGCACCCGGGCGATCAGCGTGACGTCCTCGTCGTACGGGATGTCAGCGATCGGGGTGAGCTCCCCGCGCTCCAGGTAACGGCGCGGGAAATGATGCAGCAGGTCGCCCACGGTTTCCAGGCCCAACTGCTTGTGCAGCTTGGTAGCGGAGGGCTTGCCGATGCGCCGTTCGAGCGGGAAATCCAGTTCCGGGGGAACGTTAGACTTCATGGGCCTCGTGGATTCCGCTGCCCTCGGGAATCTCGTTGGTCTCGTGCCCGTCGGCGGAGAGTTCGGTGATGGTGAGGTTGGTGGGTTCGCCGACGGTGCGCAGCAGGTCGATGGCGGAACCGGCGTCGGGCGTGTGCACGTGCACCCGCCAGCGGTAGCCGTCCTCCACTGCGTTGACCGCGCTCATGATCACCGAGTCCCCCAGCTCATCGAGCTGCAGGCGCAGGGTGGCAGCATCCAGCGGGCTCAGGTTGATGAGGCACATGACCTCTACGCCCTCCATCCGGGGCATGTCGCTGTGGATGTGCGGTGCCTGGACGTCGTAGCCGTGCAGGCCGTCCAGCAGTTCCTCCTGCAGCTCCTCGCCGAGCGCCGCGGCGCGCATGGCGTCCAGGACGAGCAGGAAGCCCACCCCTCCGGCGTCCACTACTTTGGCCTGGGTGAGCGCGTCCAGCTGGAGTTCGGTGTGCACGACGGCGGCCAGGGCCGCGTCCATCATGGTGCGCAGGGTGGCGGCCAGGCCAACGTTGGAATCATCGCCGGCCTGCGCGGCTTCGGTGTCCATGGCGGCGCGGGCGGCTTCCTCCAGCACCGAAAGCATGGTTCCCGGAACCGGGTCGCTGAGAACCGACCAGGACCGCAGCTGGGCGCGCTCCAGTGCCGTGGCCAGCAGCGGCGCGGAGAGCCGGGTGTTGCCCTGCAGCGGTTCGGCCATGGCGGTCAGGAAGACCGAGATCAGGGTGCCGGAGTTGCCGCGGGCATCTTCCATGGCGGCGCGGCCGGCAATGGCCAGGAGTTCACCGATGTCAGCGGTGTCGGCTTCGGAGGCGGCGCGGGACGCGGCCCGAAGGGTGAGGTAGAGATTGGTGCCGGTGTCGCCGTCGGCTACGGGGAAGATGTTGATCGCGTTGAGACGGTCGCTGTGGTTGCCCAGGGAGACTTCGGCGTTACTCAACCATCGCTTCAGTGCCTGTGCGTTCGCAGTGATTTTGGTCTGCAAAGTGATCCCATTCCATGCTGGCACTGGTGTTCCGGACGCCGGGCCCCGTTGCCCTCGTGCCGGTTTGGTCAGTAGGAAGCCTACCGCAGCTACCTTGGCGGTGCCGATAACGATTTGCACAAATGTGGGAAGGTTGAGCCTATGGCGCACAAGCAGTACCCGGACATTGCCGCGGCTAGACACCTGAGCACGGCACGTCTTTCAGGCGAAGCCGAGTCCTTTGAGGTCACCACAGCTGACAGAGTGCCAACGCCGGCCGCACCGACTAAATCTCAGCTGACCACCCGCTACCGGCGGCAGAAAATTGCGGTAATCGTGATCATCACGCTCGTCTCGGTTTCCGTCCCCTCACTCGCCGTTCTGCTTTTCCTCTTCGGCTAGCTTTGACTCTGAAATTACGGTTGACAGCCAGAACAAGAACAACGTAAAAGCCATCGGCTACGCTGGGGATCTACACATCACTGTTCTTGCTTTGCTGGGGGTTGGATCTTGCCTGTTGTTATGCCCATTTACGGGACGCGTCCTGAAGCTATAAAAATGGCGCCCATCGTGGCGGAGCTAAAGAAATCAAAAGTGCTGGACTGCTTCGTGACGGTCACCGGGCAGCACCGTTCCATGCTAGATCAGGTCAACAACCTCTTCGGAATCGAACCCGACCACGACCTGAACATTTTCGAACCCGGGCAGTCCCTGAACGGCATCCTTGCCCGAACCATCGACGGCTTGGAGAAGCTCTTTAGCGTTAACCGGCCGGACGCCGTCATTGTTCAGGGTGACACCACCACCTCCACCGCCGCTGCCATGGCTGCGTTCTACCACGGCATCCCGGTGGTGCATGTTGAAGCCGGGTTGCGAAGTGGAAACCCATCCTCCCCCTTCCCAGAGGAAGGCAACCGCAAGATTACGTCACAGATTGCTTCCCTGCATCTGGCGCCGACTGAGGGAAGCCGGCGGAACCTGTTAGCCGAGAACATCAATCCAGCTGACATTGTGGTCACTGGAAACACCGTTATCGACGCGCTCTTGGCGACCGTGGAGAAGAATGTTCCGTTTTCGGACCCCGATCTTGAGGAACTCGCGGCTTCCGACCAGCGGGTCCTGCTGGTGACCACGCATCGCCGTGAGAACCAAGGCGAGACCATGCAAGGAATCGGCCGCGCGCTGGCCCGCATTGCCCTCGCCGAACCTGATCTGACGATTGTCCTCCCCGTTCACAGCAATCCGTTGGTCCGGAAGGCCGTACTGCCACACTTGGACGGGCTGGCTAACGTTCTTGTTACTGAACCGTTGGAATACGGCGAGTTCACCCGGCTATTATCCCTAGCCCACATCGTCCTGACCGATTCCGGAGGGGTCCAGGAAGAAGCCCCCAGCCTGGGTGTACCGGTACTTGTTATGCGGGCAAACACCGAGCGGCCGGAAGCTGTGCAAGCCGGCGTCGTGAAACTCATCGGCACGGATGAAGACCGCATCGTTTCCGAAGTGGAGCGCTTGCTGCACGACCGGGATTCCTTCCACTCCATGTCCGAGGCGATGAATCCCTATGGGGATGGTACGGCTGCTGCACGTAGCGTAGCGGCTATTCAGCGACTCACTTGCGGTGCCAGCAACAATCTCCCCAATTCAACTCGTTTCTAACAAGGAAATAATGTGGCGAAGTTCCCCGAAGGCAGATATACCATGGTCAACGCTTCTGTCAGGGAAAGTTACGGTGGAGCAACCCGGTCCCAGCTTCTCCGGGCACGTCTCTTCGCGCAGAACGCTGGCCAATCCGTTGATGTGATTACCTTCGACGTTTACCCAGAGTATGAAAGTGAGCGGCACCTATTGGCGGAGGCTGGATTGACCTGCCCGGGTGTAAGCCTGCTGAATCTCCACGAAGAGCTGTCCTCGGAAACTGACTTGGAGCGATTTAGAAACACCGAT
This window harbors:
- the wecB gene encoding non-hydrolyzing UDP-N-acetylglucosamine 2-epimerase, with the protein product MPVVMPIYGTRPEAIKMAPIVAELKKSKVLDCFVTVTGQHRSMLDQVNNLFGIEPDHDLNIFEPGQSLNGILARTIDGLEKLFSVNRPDAVIVQGDTTTSTAAAMAAFYHGIPVVHVEAGLRSGNPSSPFPEEGNRKITSQIASLHLAPTEGSRRNLLAENINPADIVVTGNTVIDALLATVEKNVPFSDPDLEELAASDQRVLLVTTHRRENQGETMQGIGRALARIALAEPDLTIVLPVHSNPLVRKAVLPHLDGLANVLVTEPLEYGEFTRLLSLAHIVLTDSGGVQEEAPSLGVPVLVMRANTERPEAVQAGVVKLIGTDEDRIVSEVERLLHDRDSFHSMSEAMNPYGDGTAAARSVAAIQRLTCGASNNLPNSTRF
- a CDS encoding DAK2 domain-containing protein, translating into MSNAEVSLGNHSDRLNAINIFPVADGDTGTNLYLTLRAASRAASEADTADIGELLAIAGRAAMEDARGNSGTLISVFLTAMAEPLQGNTRLSAPLLATALERAQLRSWSVLSDPVPGTMLSVLEEAARAAMDTEAAQAGDDSNVGLAATLRTMMDAALAAVVHTELQLDALTQAKVVDAGGVGFLLVLDAMRAAALGEELQEELLDGLHGYDVQAPHIHSDMPRMEGVEVMCLINLSPLDAATLRLQLDELGDSVIMSAVNAVEDGYRWRVHVHTPDAGSAIDLLRTVGEPTNLTITELSADGHETNEIPEGSGIHEAHEV